The segment TACGCTGACGGATCTGCTGGTGTTTGTGCTGTGGATCTTCTTCACCATGGGCGTGTTCGGCGTATTCCTTCTGCGCAGGAAGCTGCCGCGCGAGCAGGGCCGCTACCGTGTGCCGCTCTATCCGTTCACCCCGATTCTTGGCGTAGCAGGGGGCATCTATATTCTTGCGAGCACGATCATCAGTGACCCGCTGCGCTCGCTTATAGGGATTGGCATCACGCTGGCCGGACTCCCCGTGTATGTGCTGATGATGCGGAAGAATCGCGTGTAGACAGCTGTTCATAGCCAGGAGTGAGAAAGTTTTAATAAAACAGTTGACAGCGACCGTTCAAAAAAGTATACTATGAAAGTACTTTTGAGCGGACGCAGTCAGCTTAGAGATCATCGTCTAGAAGAATCATACATAGACACCATACGGACTCTTAGCTCAGTTGGTAGAGCAGTAGACTCTTAATCTATTTGTCCAGGGTTCGAGCCCCTGAGAGTCCATCCCTTAAGAAACGGCAGAAATGCCGTTTTTTTGCTGTTTTGGATAAGTGGCGCGCAGGTATGGTGGCCCGATGAGGTACACAAGTGCACCTGAATCGCCCGAACGCGGGCTAAGCGAGCGGATGTGGGGTGTCGCAAAAGCAGATACTCTACGGGTGGAAATAAATCCCGTACTCCATCTTAAAAGCTTAAATTGTAAGAAAGGAGCGATTCTCCGTTATTCGTGGATCGCTCCTTTGCGTTTTATGTTCCTCCACCTGCTTGCTTCAGCAGGTTGTGGAGCGAGAGCCAACCAGCCCCTAGCGTCACTTTTTCAAAATCGCGAAATTACTGATTGCATGTTCATATAAAAACGGCTTGATTTCCCTCATATCGTTTGTCGCAGCCAAGATGATGGGTAATAGATAAAATGTACAAAACCATACATAACCCTTAAGAGGTGATACGGATTGACGGAAATGAATCAGCTTCACACATTAGCGGCGGAGATCATGGCTGCTGTGGCGGAATGGCTGCAGGAGAGTGAGGAGGAGAAGGGGAAAGCGATCCAGGAGGCGGTTAACCGCACTTCGCTGCAGGCCGGCATCCATGACTTGGTTTATATGCAGGTGGAGCAAGGGGAATTTAAGCTGTCTACCTGGATCAGCGACTATGGCTCGCCGGAATTTGAACGGCCCATCCCTCCGCCGGACCCGCCCATTACCCGGCAGCAAGCCGAGACAGTGTTGATTCCGTTGCTGGCGGAGGGAATTGGTGGAATACTGCAAGGCTATGCGGACAATCCTCTGATAGATTATCATCTTCAGGTAAGCCTTGAGCTTGATAATTTTGGGATTCTTCCGGTTCTGCATACGATTAATGAGCGCAAACGCGGTCTGCTGCTGGAGCGCATCCAAACGTATATCGCCAAGCTGGAGAATCATGCTTACCCAACCGATCCGCTGGAAAGCTTCTTTTTGGCGCAGCACCTGGTTGATCCGCTGCTGTTCCCGGAGCTTAATTCCGCTTTTGTGTTGCGCATCTATGAGCTGGTGATGGAACGCAATCGGGACAATCCGGCCAAGCTGAAGGAGCACCGCGGCAACTTTATCCGCGCTTTTACCGTGTGGGTAGAGGAAGAATTTCTGCCGGCCTATTATCATCGGATCAAGCCCAAGTGGGGAGTGGTGGAATATACGCTTAAAGCGGATGTGGATAAGGCGTCGATCGATCAAGAGCATCTGGAACTTGTGCTGCAAACGGCCATCTTGATCATCAAATACGAACCGAACTACAGCCGGCAGAGAGGACTCGATTTGCTGGCTCGTTTGCAGGAACTGGGTTATGCGAAGGCGGCGCGGGTGATCAAGGAGGGCAGCGGCACGCTCCCTGCCGATGCAATTCACTATAAGGATCAGCAGCTTGAGTGCCAGGCACATGATGTGTTCTCCACGATCACCATTCGCATCAAAGAAGAGTGTGCGGACAGCTACGGCAAAGGGCTGGATTATATCTCGAACCTGCACACGCTGGGATTCTTCCGCAGCTACCAAATCAAGCTGAAATCTTCGGTTAAGCAGGCAGTGGACGTTCCCGGTCTGGCCAAATCGCAAACACACCGTTTTTTTGCCAACGCGTTGCAATACGAGGAACTGCATCCCAAGCTTGAGGCATACGCAAGGCTGGCGATGGTCGAATTTGAGTGGTATGAGGATACCGAGGGGGAGAAAAATTGTATGCCCGGCACCTATGCTGTGTTTGGCCTTGGGCTAACGGACCCGCGCTATTATCCGCTGGTACAGGAATATATGAAGGTGGTAGACAGTGAGCATCAATCGGTGCAAGCGGCCTTCACTGCGGCTTTTATCCACCGGTTCGGTGTTGATGAAGCCAGCCTGCCGACGATAACGGCTTGTCTGCTCGCCTGCGAGGATGGCAAGTTCACCAAGCATGGACCGGCATTTGAAACAGCAAGCAATCTGCACGCGCTCGCCGGGATTCTGGCAACCCTTGAGCCGTACGAGGCCCGTCATATTGTCGAATTGGTCTGGGGAAGCACAGCGAAGCTGGAGAAGAAAGCGAAAGCGGCAAAAGGCGAGCTTACGGAAGGCTTCGCGCGGGTGCGCGATGCAGTGAACCAACAATAATCAGAGCAGAGGAGAAGGATGATGACGACACGACTTTAAGTACACACCCGCTTCTCCACGTCCGTACGTTACTTTATCCCATCCGAACGCCGCTACATATGCTCCGCAAGCTGGACCTCGAAGCCGTCGGGGTCCAGAATGTAGAAGAAGCGCAGGCTGGGATTCGGCGCGATGGGGCCGCGGGCTACCGGGATTCCTTCCTTGCTAAGCTCCGCCATAGCCTCGTCCAGCGACCTGACCTCGAACCCTACAGACACTCCGCACTCCGGCTTCACTGGCGGGTCACTTCCTTCTATCAACTCAAGCTTGGGCTGCCCCTCTATCCCCAGCATGACGATCTGCTTCCCTCTGCTCTCGAATCTGCGCTCCACCGGAAGCCCTAGAATTCTGTGATAGAAATCAAGGGAAGCCTCCAGATTGCGTACCCTGAGTGTAATCCAATTCATCGTGAGCTCCATCATGATCCATCCTTTGTTGTATATTTCAATTGCTGCTAAGATAAGCTATCCGCATATTTTAACATATTCGATCAGGAGGTTATAACCATGAACATAACAACTATAGAAGCTGGAGGCACGATCATCGCTGTAGTGAGCGGCAACGAGGCCGTGGTGGGGGATGTCCAGAGCGCACTGGATCTTATGGCAACGGTCCGCTATGAGACGGACTGCGACCGGATTGTGATCCATAAGGCGTTGCTGAGCGAGGAGTTCTTCGACCTCAAGACTCGGCTGGCCGGTGAGATTCTGCAGAAGTTCATTAATTATCAGGTGAAGGCTGCAATAGTCGGGGACTTCAGTGGCTATACCAGCCGCAGTCTGCGTGATTTTATCTATGAATGCAACCAGGGGAAGGATATATTTTTCGTAGCGGATGAGCAGCAGGCGGTTGAGCGGCTCATCCGGGTCTAGATTCTCGCAGCGTTAGAGCTAAGGGCTGCAACGTTAGCCTGGTCCTCTATGCAGCTCATACTGGAACCGGAAACCCCGGATATGATAAGCTCATGGAATCAGGGCAGCCCTGAACCAAGGAGGGAAAAGTTATGAGCAGCTTAATAGCAGGTGAAGTTTATTCCGGGTTTGAAGTCATACGCAAGGAGTACATACGGGAAATCGAATCCTCCGTATACACGCTGGAGCATCAGCAGAGCGGCGCACGGCTGCTCTATGTACAGAATCAGGATGACAATAAGGTGTTCAGTGTCACGTTCCGGACTCCGCCTGCGGACAGCACGGGAGTGTTTCATATTCTGGAGCATTCGGTCCTCTGCGGCTCCGGCAAATTCCCGGTGAAGGAACCGTTCGTGGAGCTGCTGAAGGGCTCGATGAAGACGTTCCTGAACGCTTTTACCTTTGGCGACAAAACGATGTATCCGGTAGCCAGCCAGAATGACCAGGATTTTGCCAATCTGATGGAGGTCTATCTCGACAGCGTCTTTCAGCCGAATATTTACAGTCAGCCGGAGATCTTCGAGCAGGAGGGCTGGCATTATGAGCTCCCGCACTCCGGGGATGAGCTGATCTACAAGGGCGTCGTCTACAATGAGATGAAGGGCTCGTACTCCTCGCCGGTGACGGTGCTGATTGACCGGATCAAAAAATCGCTCTACCCGGGTACGATCTACCGTCACTCCTCCGGCGGTGATCCGCAGCATATCCCTGCCTTGACCTATGAGCAGTTTCTGGAGGCGCACCGGAATTATTATCACCCCTCGAACAGTTATTTCTATCTCTATGGCGATCTGAATATCGAGGCACGGCTGCAGTTTATCCATGAGGAATACCTCAGCCGCTATACCCGCAAGGCTATGGATACTTCGATTGCACTACAGGCACCGACCGGCATGACCCAGCTTACGGCGGAGTATCCCATTCTGGAGACGGAAACGGCTGCCGACAAGACATACTTGAGCCTGAATTATGTAATGGGCACCTCTGTGGACCGGGAGCTGAATCTGGCCTTTGCCATTCTGAAAAGCATGCTGATGGACAGCAATGCCGCCCCGCTGAAGCAAGCGCTGCTGGAGAGCGGCCTTGGCAAGGATGTGGTTGCCTTTTATTCGGATAGCATGGCTCAGCCTATGCTGGGTATTGCCTTGACGCATTCCAACCCCGGTGCCAAGGAAGAATTCGTGAATCTCGTCAGAGCTACCTTAAGCCGCCTGGCGGCGGAAGGACTGGATGAGAAGCTGGTGCTGGCTGCGGTGAACAGCAAGGAATTTGAACTGCGGGAAGCCGATTTCAGCCAATATCCGAAGGGGCTCACCTACAACCTGGAAGTGATGAAGGCCTGGCTGTATGACGGCTTGCCGTCCACGTATCTGGAGTATGAAGCAGCGATTACGGCGATCCGTGAGCAAAGTGGCGAGCGGTATTTCGAGCGGCTGATTGAGACCTACCTGCTGAACAGTAACCACTGCAGTGTCGTTGTCCTCCAGCCCTCTCAGACTCTGGCGGGGGAAAAGGATGCGGCGGTCCGCAGCCGTCTGGCGTCATACAAAGCGTCTTTGGCCCCGGCACAGCTGGATGAGCTGGTGCTTAGCACGCAGAAGCTGCTGGCCCGGCAGAACACTCCAGACCCCGCAGAGGAGCTGGAGAAGCTGCCGAAGCTGACCTTGCAGGATATTAACCCTGTTGCCCCGGCCGGGGTACCCACAGTGGAGGTTGCGCTGGACGGGATTAAGGTGCTCCATCATGAAGTGGCTGCCGGGGCCATCGCCTATATCAAGCTGTACTGGGACACCAACGTGCTTGCCGCGCAGCAGATTCCTTATCTGGAGCTGCTGGCGAGAGTGCTTGGACAGCTGGAGACGGAAGCCTACAGTATCGAGGAGCTGACCAGTGAGATCGGGATCACGACCGGGGGCATCCGTTTTCAGAATGAGGTGTTCGGAGCCGGGAAGTCTGCGCAAGGAAGCTATCAGGCCAAGTTCAGCGCGCGGATCAAGGTCATGCAGGGCAACATCGGCGGTTCTCTGAAGCTGCTGCATGAGCTGCTCTACGGCAGCAATCTGGATAACCTGTCCAAGCTGCAGGAGATTGTCCGCCGGGAAGCCTCCGGGATGGAAGCGATGCTGACCCAGAAGGGCAATGAGATTGCAGCCAGCCGGGTGCTGTCCTATTTCTCGGATCGGGGGATGTACGAAGAGCAGCTTAGCGGCGTGGCGTATTACCGCTTCATCAAGGAGCTTGCCCGCACCATTGACCAGCAGGCTGAGGGACTTGCGGATACCTTGAAGGAAATCTGCGGGCTGTTGTTCAATACGCAGAATCTGACGCTCTCGCTCACTGGTACGGCGGATTCGTATGCAGAATTCGCCGCACATGTGAAGGAGCTGGACCTGAGCAGACGGGTAGTAGACTCCCAGCCGCTCTTATCAGCACAGGGGCAGGCGGTCAACGAAGGCTTCATGTCCGCGAGCCAGGTGCAGTATGTAGTCAAAGGTTATGACTACAAGAAGTTGGGCTTCGCCTATTCCGGCAAGCTCCAGGTGCTCAAGAAGATCCTCAGCCTGACCTACCTGTGGAATACGGTCCGGGTCAAGGGCGGTGCGTATGGCGGCAATCTGCTCCTGCGCCGCGACGGGGTAATCCTGTTCACTTCCTACCGCGACCCGAACCTGCTGGAGACGCTGGAGATCTATGACCGGGCCTCTCAGTTTGCCGGAGAATATTCGGCAGATGAAGCGGAGATGGAGAGGGCAATTATCGGGACTCTGGCTATGCTTGACCAACCGCTTAGCCCCGGCGCGCAAGGCCGTCAGGCGGACCGGCATTATTTCGAGCAGATTACGGCGGAAGACCTTCAGCAGGAGCGTAATGAAATCCTGTCGGCCACAGCTGGGGATATGAGAAGCTATGCGGGTCTGCTTAGGGCGGTAACGCAGCAGAATTACTTCTGTGTGGTCGGAGGCGAATCCAAGCTGAAATCAGCTTCCGGTGCCTTTGGCAGTCTGGAGGAGCTGGTGAAATAAGCGGAAGCGGCTGCGATTAACCAGCTAACACACAATTGGGTGCCTCAGGAGCTGTTGACACAGCCGGGGCACCCTGTTTGCTGTGGCTTGATAATTTCTTTGAATATTCACCTATTTAGTTTTAGAATATAAAGATTACTGACTTCTAGGAGGAACAATACGTGGAACTTGGAATAAGCACCTTTGTCGAGACAACACCTGATGTGAATACCGGAGTGACGCTAAGCCATGCGGAGCGGCTGCGCGAAGTGGTAGAGGAGATCGTGCTTGCGGATCAGGTGGGACTGGATGTATACGGCGTGGGTGAGCATCACCGGCCTGATTTTGCAGCTTCATCGCCTGCTGTGCTGATGGCGGCCGCTGTACCGCTGACGACCCGCATCCGCCTGACCAGTGCGGTCATGATTCTGTCCTCAGCCGATCCGGTGCGGGTATTTCAGGATTTCGCGACATTGGACGGAATATCGGGCGGCCGTGCCGAGATTATGGTGGGCCGGGGCTCGTTCACCGAGTCGTTTCCTCTATTCGGCTATGATCTGAAGGACTACGAAGAGCTATTTGACGAGAAGCTGGACCTGCTGCTCAAGCTGCGTGAGCCCGGCAAGGTGAACTGGAGCGGCAAGCACCGTCCGGCTATAACGAATCTGGAGATCTATCCGCGCCCGGAGCAGAATCCGCTGCCGGTATGGATTGCGAGTGCGGGAACTCCGGAGTCTGCGGTACGTGCGGGTACCCTGGGACTACCCTTTGCCCTGGCGATTATAGGCAATGTGAACCCTTCAGATTATGCCATGCATGTACGGCTCTACAAGGAAGCAGCGGCCAAGGCCGGTCATGATGTGTCCAAGCTTCCGATTGCCTCACACTCTCATGGTTATGTTGCGGAGACGGAGGAGCTTGCGGTAGAGGGCTTCTTCCCGTCCACACATGCGCGGACGAATATCCGGGCGGTGGAGAAAGGACTGCCTTCGTATCAACGTGCGGATTACGATGCTGCCCGCAGCTTTGACGGTGCTCTATATGTGGGTGACCCGGACACAGTTGCCCGCAAAATCATCCACCTCTACGAGCATGTAGGGATCACCCGCTTCCTGCTACATGTCCCGCACGGCTCCATGCCGCATGCCCAGGTAATACAGGCCATCCGTCTCTTCGGGACAGAGGTAGCGCCTAGAGTGCGGGAGGGAATTAAGCGGTTGAAGGAAGCCTAACTGCCGTTACGAGCTTAGACAACAGTGAACAGCCCCCGTGCCTTATGGCCCGGGGGCTTAAGTCTGCAAATCTATGAAACCAGAGAACAGGCAGCCAGAGGGCTTAAGTAATCGAAGCCTCATAGATGGCCTGGATCGACGCAGCGAGGGTGCTGTTAAATTCATCTTCCGTCTGCTGATCGCTGAGACCCTGGGACAAAGCGCGGGAGAAGCTGGCAATCACTCCATGCTGCCGGGCCAGCTTCTCGTTGGCTTCAGCCTGGGTATACCCTCCTGAGAGGGCTACGATCCGAACCACATGGGGATCTGCGGCGAGCTCGCTGTATAAATTATCCTCCGTCGGGATCGACAGCTTGAGCATGACCTTCACGCCATCTGCCAGCTCAGACAAGCGGGCGGCCAGTTCACGCTTCAGCAATTGCTCTGACGCCTGCTTGTCCTTACTGAGGATGTCTACTTCCGGTTCAATAATCGGAACGAGTCCGAAGGCGGCGATCTGCTTGGCCAGCTCGAACTGCTGTTCCACTACCTGCCGGATACCCTCCGGGTTCGCCTCATGGATCACGGAGCGCATTTTGGTGCCGAAGATATGCTTGCTGACTGCCCGCTTCAGCAGATCATCGAGGGCCGGAATAGGCTTCATGAGCTGGACTCCGTGCTGAGGAGCGGCCAGTCCCTGGTCAATTTTGAGAAAAGGCACAACGCCTTTCTGCTCCCACAGGTAATCGGCGGTATATTGCCCGTCTATGAGGCGGTCCATCGTGTTCTCGAATAGAATTGCACCGAGAATATGCTCGCCTGTAAAGGCAGGACTCTGAATAATGCGTGTTCTCATGCTGTGAACCATGGTGTACATCTCTTCGTCTCCGGAATAACGGTCTTCTTTAATACCGTATTGCAGCAGCGCTTTGGGGGTGCTTCCTCCGCTCTGATCCAGAGCAGCTATAAAGCCTTGGCCAGTGTGAATCCGGTCCAATTGTTCAGTATTCATGGTTAGGTTCATTCCCTTCTGCAAAATGAGATGGTTAGTGTACCCTGTCTAGTATAGCACTTGCACATAAGGACATACATGCGGGTCCGGCAGAGCTTTCCATTTGAGTTGAGAGATATGGTATGTTACCTTCTTCAATAGGATGGTATGATAGAAAGTGGGGTGAATTTAATTATGACAAACGAAACAACCAATGAGACCACGAATGAGCCGGTCAACGGTGAGGCGGAAGCTGCCGAGCAGGCCATGACCGAAGAGAACTGGAATGAGCTGCTCAAGGCTGTTTTTCATAACGGCATTGTAGCGCTCAAAATGAGCTTCAGCGATGTGGAAGGACAGGTGCTGAACCTGGACAACTACGGCCCGGTATATGTATTCCGTGTGAAGGATAAAGATAACGCTGATTATTACTGCGGCTTCTTCCTTCGTGAGCTGGCTGCCCGGTTCCAGTCCGGCAACAGTCCGGAGATCTGGATGGCCTCTTTCTTCCACGAGCTGATGAAGACCAAGGGAGGCAACTCCATGCCTAAGCCGCTCGCCAGTGAAGAGGAAGCCAAGGCCGCTGTCGATAATGTGCTGGTTCCGATGTGTATCGCCGCTGTAACGGAGGAGTTCGCACCGGAGCAGGTGCATGCCGGACTGGCCTGGAACGAGGAGCATGGACCGGTCTTTGAAGCAGGCTTCCCTGCAATTACGGACGGAAATAACGTATGCGCTATCCCGCTCCATCTGTTACTGACCCATCTGCAGCTTAACCGTGATCCTTCGGAGCTGCTCGTGCAAGGGATGTACAAGATCCGCGAAGAGCACGGACTCGAGTAGTACGGCAATCAAGGTATTATCTTTGCAAAAGCATGAACCGCCTCCGTTGGAGAGCGGTTTTTTGCTGTGGCTGGGCTTGATGAGGCAGTGTCTTCCGAAAGGCCGGCCCTTCCTTTTCCGCCGGGTTCGCTGAATTGTCAAATTTCTGGTTCTTCCGGGAAGCAAAAACGATATATATGGGATGTAGCAGAAGAAGGCGCTGCCAATATCCATATCCGAAACCGGTTGGGTAAGGTTTCAACTGCACGAACGTACGCGTGCATTGAAATAAGGCTGGCAATTTTGAAAGGCAAAAGAGGAGGACAAAGATGGTTAGAAGAGGTAAAGTCTTAAGCTTGTTCATGCTGTTCACGTTATTAATCGCACTGGTCCCTGCGGGGAGTGCAAGCGCAGCAACCTGGAATCTGGCCTGGAGCGATGAGTTCGACGGCTCCTCGCTGAACACCGCCAACTGGACGGCTGAGACGGGCACAGGCAGCGGCGGCTGGGGCAACAATGAACTGCAATACTATACGAACCGTTCACAGAACCTGAAGGTAACCGGCGGGAACTTGGTCATCACGGCGCAGAAAGAATCCTATGAAGGCATGAATTATACCTCGGCACGGATTAAGACACAGGGACTCAAGAATTTCACCTATGGCAAAATCGAAGCCAGAATCAAGTTGCCCTCAGGCCAAGGATTATGGCCTGCGTTCTGGATGCTCGGCTCCAATATCAACACCCCGCCCGGCTGGCCGGCCTGCGGAGAGATCGATATTAT is part of the Paenibacillus sp. FSL M7-0420 genome and harbors:
- a CDS encoding VOC family protein, producing the protein MNWITLRVRNLEASLDFYHRILGLPVERRFESRGKQIVMLGIEGQPKLELIEGSDPPVKPECGVSVGFEVRSLDEAMAELSKEGIPVARGPIAPNPSLRFFYILDPDGFEVQLAEHM
- a CDS encoding DUF4180 domain-containing protein; this encodes MNITTIEAGGTIIAVVSGNEAVVGDVQSALDLMATVRYETDCDRIVIHKALLSEEFFDLKTRLAGEILQKFINYQVKAAIVGDFSGYTSRSLRDFIYECNQGKDIFFVADEQQAVERLIRV
- a CDS encoding fructose bisphosphate aldolase; protein product: MNTEQLDRIHTGQGFIAALDQSGGSTPKALLQYGIKEDRYSGDEEMYTMVHSMRTRIIQSPAFTGEHILGAILFENTMDRLIDGQYTADYLWEQKGVVPFLKIDQGLAAPQHGVQLMKPIPALDDLLKRAVSKHIFGTKMRSVIHEANPEGIRQVVEQQFELAKQIAAFGLVPIIEPEVDILSKDKQASEQLLKRELAARLSELADGVKVMLKLSIPTEDNLYSELAADPHVVRIVALSGGYTQAEANEKLARQHGVIASFSRALSQGLSDQQTEDEFNSTLAASIQAIYEASIT
- a CDS encoding insulinase family protein, which gives rise to MSSLIAGEVYSGFEVIRKEYIREIESSVYTLEHQQSGARLLYVQNQDDNKVFSVTFRTPPADSTGVFHILEHSVLCGSGKFPVKEPFVELLKGSMKTFLNAFTFGDKTMYPVASQNDQDFANLMEVYLDSVFQPNIYSQPEIFEQEGWHYELPHSGDELIYKGVVYNEMKGSYSSPVTVLIDRIKKSLYPGTIYRHSSGGDPQHIPALTYEQFLEAHRNYYHPSNSYFYLYGDLNIEARLQFIHEEYLSRYTRKAMDTSIALQAPTGMTQLTAEYPILETETAADKTYLSLNYVMGTSVDRELNLAFAILKSMLMDSNAAPLKQALLESGLGKDVVAFYSDSMAQPMLGIALTHSNPGAKEEFVNLVRATLSRLAAEGLDEKLVLAAVNSKEFELREADFSQYPKGLTYNLEVMKAWLYDGLPSTYLEYEAAITAIREQSGERYFERLIETYLLNSNHCSVVVLQPSQTLAGEKDAAVRSRLASYKASLAPAQLDELVLSTQKLLARQNTPDPAEELEKLPKLTLQDINPVAPAGVPTVEVALDGIKVLHHEVAAGAIAYIKLYWDTNVLAAQQIPYLELLARVLGQLETEAYSIEELTSEIGITTGGIRFQNEVFGAGKSAQGSYQAKFSARIKVMQGNIGGSLKLLHELLYGSNLDNLSKLQEIVRREASGMEAMLTQKGNEIAASRVLSYFSDRGMYEEQLSGVAYYRFIKELARTIDQQAEGLADTLKEICGLLFNTQNLTLSLTGTADSYAEFAAHVKELDLSRRVVDSQPLLSAQGQAVNEGFMSASQVQYVVKGYDYKKLGFAYSGKLQVLKKILSLTYLWNTVRVKGGAYGGNLLLRRDGVILFTSYRDPNLLETLEIYDRASQFAGEYSADEAEMERAIIGTLAMLDQPLSPGAQGRQADRHYFEQITAEDLQQERNEILSATAGDMRSYAGLLRAVTQQNYFCVVGGESKLKSASGAFGSLEELVK
- a CDS encoding DUF6138 family protein, yielding MNQLHTLAAEIMAAVAEWLQESEEEKGKAIQEAVNRTSLQAGIHDLVYMQVEQGEFKLSTWISDYGSPEFERPIPPPDPPITRQQAETVLIPLLAEGIGGILQGYADNPLIDYHLQVSLELDNFGILPVLHTINERKRGLLLERIQTYIAKLENHAYPTDPLESFFLAQHLVDPLLFPELNSAFVLRIYELVMERNRDNPAKLKEHRGNFIRAFTVWVEEEFLPAYYHRIKPKWGVVEYTLKADVDKASIDQEHLELVLQTAILIIKYEPNYSRQRGLDLLARLQELGYAKAARVIKEGSGTLPADAIHYKDQQLECQAHDVFSTITIRIKEECADSYGKGLDYISNLHTLGFFRSYQIKLKSSVKQAVDVPGLAKSQTHRFFANALQYEELHPKLEAYARLAMVEFEWYEDTEGEKNCMPGTYAVFGLGLTDPRYYPLVQEYMKVVDSEHQSVQAAFTAAFIHRFGVDEASLPTITACLLACEDGKFTKHGPAFETASNLHALAGILATLEPYEARHIVELVWGSTAKLEKKAKAAKGELTEGFARVRDAVNQQ
- a CDS encoding Atu2307/SP_0267 family LLM class monooxygenase — its product is MELGISTFVETTPDVNTGVTLSHAERLREVVEEIVLADQVGLDVYGVGEHHRPDFAASSPAVLMAAAVPLTTRIRLTSAVMILSSADPVRVFQDFATLDGISGGRAEIMVGRGSFTESFPLFGYDLKDYEELFDEKLDLLLKLREPGKVNWSGKHRPAITNLEIYPRPEQNPLPVWIASAGTPESAVRAGTLGLPFALAIIGNVNPSDYAMHVRLYKEAAAKAGHDVSKLPIASHSHGYVAETEELAVEGFFPSTHARTNIRAVEKGLPSYQRADYDAARSFDGALYVGDPDTVARKIIHLYEHVGITRFLLHVPHGSMPHAQVIQAIRLFGTEVAPRVREGIKRLKEA